CTGCTTTAAAACCCGGTAGGTGGTTGAAGCAGAAACGGCCACTACATCTTCATCCAGCATCATGAAAGTCAACCGACGGTAACCTTCCAACGGGTGAGCCAGGTAGTAGTCGATGATCTTTTCCTTTTCCCAATCTTCTATCCACCAGTCGCGCGGAATCCAAGCGTTGTGTTCGTTGACTTTCCCGTATCGTTTCCTCCAGTTGAAAAACTTGCTTCTTCCGATTCCAAGCGCTTCAATAAAAACCGATTCCTTCAAATGGCTCTTTTCCTTCCAGCGATTGACAAAATCAATGACCTCATCTCGAATATCGTGCGGCACCCATTCTCCCCTCAGTCCTCCCCAAGACTTTTTTTTAAAGCAATATGCTCTTCCATCAGCTCTGATAAGACTTCGTTCTTCTGCTGCAGCTTTCTCTCGAGCTTCAGCGCTTTCTTCTGCCAATTGGATTCTTCTCGGCTGGTGTTCCCTTTCTTGTCAAACGCACCGGCCAAGTTCTCTGCTGCTTGTTGCCGCCAGCGATGCAATACCGTAGGCTGGATCCCGTGCTCTTCGCACACTTGCGAAACCGGCTTGTCTTCAAACAGATGCTCTTTTAAAA
This DNA window, taken from bacterium, encodes the following:
- a CDS encoding transposase, giving the protein MSRRERRNFTAQEKAQILKEHLFEDKPVSQVCEEHGIQPTVLHRWRQQAAENLAGAFDKKGNTSREESNWQKKALKLERKLQQKNEVLSELMEEHIALKKSLGED